A stretch of Nymphalis io chromosome 29, ilAglIoxx1.1, whole genome shotgun sequence DNA encodes these proteins:
- the LOC126779522 gene encoding F-box/WD repeat-containing protein 11 isoform X1, protein METDWMIEDSTTPKVTSLTSLDTGVRPAPSGAAYVAERNTCLNLFTRWNETDQVEFVEQLLARMCHYQHGHINAYLKPMLQRDFISMLPKKGLDHVAENILSYLDASSLCAAELVCREWQRVISEGMLWKKLVERKVRTDSLWRGLAERRGWIMYLFKPKPGCQHPSHSFYRQLYPKIIQDIQSIEDNWRMGRHNLQRINCRSENSKGVYCLQYDDNKIVSGLRDNTIKIWDRKTLQCVKELQGHTGSVLCLQYDERAIISGSSDSTVRVWDVTTGAMLNTLIHHCEAVLHLRFCNGMMVTCSKDRSIAVWDMTSTTEIMLRRVLVGHRAAVNVVDFDEKYIVSASGDRTIKVWNTSSCEFVRTLNGHKRGIACLQYRDRLVVSGSSDNTIRLWDIECGQCIRVLEGHEELVRCIRFDNKRIVSGAYDGKIKVWDLRAALDVRTPHQDLCLRTLVEHTGRVFRLQFDEFQIVSSSHDDTILVWDFLNYGGTSPAAPPPRRTSAELDRPFYD, encoded by the exons ATGGAAACCGATTGGATGATAGAAGACTCGACGACACCTAAG GTGACGTCATTAACCTCGTTGGACACAGGGGTCCGTCCGGCTCCGAGCGGAGCGGCGTATGTAGCTGAGCGGAACACATGTCTCAACTTATTCACAAGATGGAACGAAACGGACCAG gtggAATTTGTGGAACAGTTACTGGCGCGAATGTGCCATTATCAACATGGTCACATCAACGCATACCTCAAACCGATGCTGCAGAGAGACTTCATCAGCATGCTTCCAA AAAAAGGCTTAGATCACGTAGCGGAAAATATCCTATCATACCTTGACGCTAGTTCACTCTGCGCTGCGGAGCTGGTCTGTCGCGAGTGGCAGCGTGTTATATCCGAGGGTATGCTGTGGAAGAAACTCGTCGAAAGGAAGGTTCGAACTGACTCGCTATGGCGGGGGCTCGCCGAGAGAAGAGGATG GATTATGTACCTGTTCAAACCGAAGCCCGGCTGCCAGCATCCATCCCATTCGTTCTACCGTCAGCTCTATCCGAAGATCATTCAGGATATACAGTCGATAGAGGACAATTGGCGTATGGGAAGGCATAACTTACAA AGGATAAATTGTCGATCAGAGAACTCGAAAGGCGTCTACTGTTTACAATATGATGATAACAAGATAGTGTCCGGACTGAGAGATAATACAATCAAAATATGGGACAGAAAAACATTGCAGTGTGTTAAG GAGCTGCAAGGTCACACGGGCTCGGTGCTGTGCCTGCAGTACGACGAGCGCGCCATCATCTCGGGCTCGTCAGACAGCACGGTGCGCGTGTGGGACGTGACGACAGGCGCCATGCTCAACACGCTCATACATCACTGTGAAGCGGTGCTGCATCTCAGGTTCTGCAACGGCATGATGGTCACGTGCAGCAAG GACAGGTCGATAGCGGTGTGGGACATGACGTCGACGACGGAGATCATGCTGCGACGCGTGCTGGTGGGTCACCGCGCCGCCGTCAACGTCGTGGACTTCGACGAGAAGTACATCGTCAGCGCCAGCGGGGACCGCACCATCAAG GTATGGAACACATCATCGTGCGAGTTCGTTCGTACACTCAACGGTCACAAGCGAGGGATAGCGTGCCTCCAGTACAGAGATAGACTTGTGGTGTCTGGTTCCTCGGACAATACGATCAGATTGTGGGATATTGAATGTGGTCAGTGTATTCGTGTATTGGAGGGGCATGAAGAGCTCGTCCGGTGTATACG GTTCGACAACAAGCGCATCGTGAGCGGCGCGTACGACGGCAAGATCAAGGTGTGGGACCTGCGCGCCGCGCTCGACGTGCGCACGCCGCACCAGGACCTGTGTCTGCGCACGCTCGTG GAGCATACGGGCCGTGTTTTCCGACTTCAGTTCGACGAGTTTCAAATTGTGTCCTCGTCTCACGACGACACGATCCTCGTATGGGACTTCCTTAACTATGGTGGGACTTCCCCGGCCGCGCCACCCCCGCGACGCACCTCCGCGGAACTCGACCGGCCCTTCTATGACTAG
- the LOC126779522 gene encoding F-box/WD repeat-containing protein 11 isoform X2 yields the protein METDWMIEDSTTPKVTSLTSLDTGVRPAPSGAAYVAERNTCLNLFTRWNETDQVEFVEQLLARMCHYQHGHINAYLKPMLQRDFISMLPKKGLDHVAENILSYLDASSLCAAELVCREWQRVISEGMLWKKLVERKVRTDSLWRGLAERRGWIMYLFKPKPGCQHPSHSFYRQLYPKIIQDIQSIEDNWRMGRHNLQRINCRSENSKGVYCLQYDDNKIVSGLRDNTIKIWDRKTLQCVKELQGHTGSVLCLQYDERAIISGSSDSTVRVWDVTTGAMLNTLIHHCEAVLHLRFCNGMMVTCSKDRSIAVWDMTSTTEIMLRRVLVGHRAAVNVVDFDEKYIVSASGDRTIKVWNTSSCEFVRTLNGHKRGIACLQYRDRLVVSGSSDNTIRLWDIECGQCIRVLEGHEELVRCIRFDNKRIVSGAYDGKIKVWDLRAALDVRTPHQDLCLRTLVHTGRVFRLQFDEFQIVSSSHDDTILVWDFLNYGGTSPAAPPPRRTSAELDRPFYD from the exons ATGGAAACCGATTGGATGATAGAAGACTCGACGACACCTAAG GTGACGTCATTAACCTCGTTGGACACAGGGGTCCGTCCGGCTCCGAGCGGAGCGGCGTATGTAGCTGAGCGGAACACATGTCTCAACTTATTCACAAGATGGAACGAAACGGACCAG gtggAATTTGTGGAACAGTTACTGGCGCGAATGTGCCATTATCAACATGGTCACATCAACGCATACCTCAAACCGATGCTGCAGAGAGACTTCATCAGCATGCTTCCAA AAAAAGGCTTAGATCACGTAGCGGAAAATATCCTATCATACCTTGACGCTAGTTCACTCTGCGCTGCGGAGCTGGTCTGTCGCGAGTGGCAGCGTGTTATATCCGAGGGTATGCTGTGGAAGAAACTCGTCGAAAGGAAGGTTCGAACTGACTCGCTATGGCGGGGGCTCGCCGAGAGAAGAGGATG GATTATGTACCTGTTCAAACCGAAGCCCGGCTGCCAGCATCCATCCCATTCGTTCTACCGTCAGCTCTATCCGAAGATCATTCAGGATATACAGTCGATAGAGGACAATTGGCGTATGGGAAGGCATAACTTACAA AGGATAAATTGTCGATCAGAGAACTCGAAAGGCGTCTACTGTTTACAATATGATGATAACAAGATAGTGTCCGGACTGAGAGATAATACAATCAAAATATGGGACAGAAAAACATTGCAGTGTGTTAAG GAGCTGCAAGGTCACACGGGCTCGGTGCTGTGCCTGCAGTACGACGAGCGCGCCATCATCTCGGGCTCGTCAGACAGCACGGTGCGCGTGTGGGACGTGACGACAGGCGCCATGCTCAACACGCTCATACATCACTGTGAAGCGGTGCTGCATCTCAGGTTCTGCAACGGCATGATGGTCACGTGCAGCAAG GACAGGTCGATAGCGGTGTGGGACATGACGTCGACGACGGAGATCATGCTGCGACGCGTGCTGGTGGGTCACCGCGCCGCCGTCAACGTCGTGGACTTCGACGAGAAGTACATCGTCAGCGCCAGCGGGGACCGCACCATCAAG GTATGGAACACATCATCGTGCGAGTTCGTTCGTACACTCAACGGTCACAAGCGAGGGATAGCGTGCCTCCAGTACAGAGATAGACTTGTGGTGTCTGGTTCCTCGGACAATACGATCAGATTGTGGGATATTGAATGTGGTCAGTGTATTCGTGTATTGGAGGGGCATGAAGAGCTCGTCCGGTGTATACG GTTCGACAACAAGCGCATCGTGAGCGGCGCGTACGACGGCAAGATCAAGGTGTGGGACCTGCGCGCCGCGCTCGACGTGCGCACGCCGCACCAGGACCTGTGTCTGCGCACGCTCGTG CATACGGGCCGTGTTTTCCGACTTCAGTTCGACGAGTTTCAAATTGTGTCCTCGTCTCACGACGACACGATCCTCGTATGGGACTTCCTTAACTATGGTGGGACTTCCCCGGCCGCGCCACCCCCGCGACGCACCTCCGCGGAACTCGACCGGCCCTTCTATGACTAG